The Halobacillus ihumii genomic sequence CTTTTTCTTTGCATCGGCACTCGAGGTCTCACAAGCATTAAATATCCTTCTTGAAAAAATTATTATGTACCTAAAGTCCGTGGGAAGCGTTATTTTCGCATCACTCGTTACTGGATTTGCAGTTATTAACTGTACCTCTAATGCCCTTGTTACCTATTTTCTAATAAAAGATATATATGGTGACGTTTATAAAAAGAAAAACTTACACCCTGTAAACTTATCTAGAAGCATGGAAGACTCCGTAACAATCACCGAAGTCTTAATGCCTTGGACCGTATCAGGCGTGTTTATGGCCACAACACTAGGTGTAAGCAACTTCGAATTTTTACCATGGGCTATATTTAACTTAGGTGGCTTTGTCTTTTCCGCCCTGTATGGATTTCTGGCCCCGTATACTGGAGGATTCGGAATTAGAAAACTGAATGAAGATAAACCATTAGAAGACTCAGAAGCTTCTTCTAAAAAAGTCATATAAAAAAGTGAGTCAGACATTCTACAATTAAAGGATCCTAAATGAGCAAGTCCGCTTATAGGATCCTTTGTATTGGAACCGAAATCATCAAATGGCTGCAGTAAAGTTTCTGATGTTTTATCAAGTTGTACATATACGTTCTCATTGAATCATTACAATACCAGGCAGTATCAGAGTTTCCAGAAAACAAGAACTTATTGACGGAATCAAATATTGGTGAGGTTACTAGCTTTATGTAATCCCGCCTCCACTGCCTCCTGTTCGAGAAAATCTCCCCGGACTCCGTCATGTCTGAAACCAACAGTTCTAATCAGTTCAACCGTACCTCAATGAAATTCCTTAATATTTTGGAAGTATTAACACCATATTTATGTAATAATAGAAAATAGATAGTTGTTCGAATTGAATAGGGTGTCGGCTAATCCCCATGTCAGATAAAAAGGGGGTGATGCCATGAGCGTCTATGAAGCATTGATGGTTGCTATAGCTTTTAGCACCTTAAATGTATCATTGATTGCCTTAGTTGTGGCGATTTCACGCAAAAGAAAATAGACACCCTCTCAACCAAACGGGAAGTGTCTATTTTCAACAATAGCCATGCCCTAATCTAGAGCAACTATCTTGGGGATCACAGTGGGAGCTGTGATCTCCTTTTCTTATGTGTATCCTGTTTCTGACCTAATTATACCATGTTTTTGTTTGAAAGTTAAATGAATAGTGGATTACATCGGTTACATCTTCTGTTGTTAACCTAGGTAGAAGTTACGTAGTGCATATCTAAGATAAAATATCTTAAAAGTAACTAGTTCCCCAGAGACATCACATATTGCTTTTTTCGAACTCTCTCATTCTCTCTATTAAACCTAGATCCTTTTCTTTCTCTTCACTTACATACTTATACTCAAAATATTTTATTCTAGCAGCCGGACCAAATTCACTTTTATGCCAATCCGTATAATCAAAATGCACATTTAAATTACCTGTATCGTCCACTAATAATGTTACTGAAAACCAAGGTTCCTGGTCATTCTCTATAAATACCTTTTGTAGTTTAACAGTTAGTTCAAATAGTTCATGAAGGTCTTTATTATATCCCCTCTTATCTACAGCGTATAATTTTGGAATATAATGCGAAAAAACAGATTGCCCTTGGTCATCTTTAGGAGTAAAAAAGAAGAAAACTCCTCCTTCTTCGTCCTTAACTTCACCACTAAAAGAAAAATTACTCCATTCAATTGGAATCATATCATTAATCTGTTGGGCTATTGTTTCATATAGCTTGTTTAATTCTAATTCAAAACTCATCAATATCAACCTCCTGATTTATTTGCAATCTCACGGACCACCGGGAATTCTCCTTCAATTTCATATTCAACCATAAAGGAATCTGGTCGCATTGATTTTTTTGAATAAATTGGTTCAATGCCTACTGACACTTTTTTGGGCGGAATCTCCTTCATTGCATTAGCCCACTCGGTCTCCATTTCATACCAAACTCCGCCCCTCCTATTAATTTGGCTATTTTGTGGAACAAGATTATCAATATCAGGTGATCCGTTGAATTGTGCTCCTACTAAATGACCACCATCATCATCTGGCAACCTGTCTTTTCCTCCTACATTTACTTGAGCATATTTATTTCTATCAGCCTTTTTCAATACTAGTTCAGGAGCCTCTACATTTACGATACGACCAAGGTCATCGGTATTATATGTGTAGTTACCATTAGTTATATATTTAGTGTTTGGAAGTAATTGTTTCTTACCATTTTTCCCTTTTATTATGTGGGCTCCTAAATCAATTTCTTTAACTTTCTTCACACTAGTACTATTTATAACACCATTACTTTTACCCGCACCCTTAGCAACACTACTAACACCTTTAACACCTTTCCCAAATACCTTAACAGCTCCCCCGCCAACAACAGAGGCAGCAAGAATCGCCCGCTCCCAACCTTCATACTCCACACCCGTAATCAAATTCTCACCAGTCTTCGTCTCAATAGCCGCCTTGACATTCCCAACAATCGGAATAAAATCAAGAACGAAGGATGCCGTCTTCTTAAACCAGCCCACATCTTCTGCTGAAGCCGCCATTATGTCTTCTCTTGTACATACCCCTCCTGAGGTGAATTCATACCCCAATGATACAGGGGAGAGCCGCTTCTGTTCAGAAATAAACTCATCTACTTCACCTGGGGGAACGAATTTCGCACTCACCGCTAGATTGATAGATGCCCAATCCGCATTTGATTGAATCTGACCTGCCTGATAACTTCCTATACTCATATCTCCAGTCTCAAACTGGGAGGATATCGATTCTATGTATTGATTCATGGTCGATAAGCTTTGCTTCAGCTCCGCCAACTGGCTCGACTCCGTCTGATCAAACTCATGCAGCCGCTCCACCGTCTCGTCCTTCTTATTCCTCGCCTGTTGAATATCCTGCAAAAATGCGCTGTCATCAACAGACGGCAGTGACACAATATCCTGAACGCCGTTAACGACTTGATTGACTTCCTGAACGATCTCCATCGTGACGGTACTTGCTTTATGTAATCCCGCTTCCACTTCCTGTTCAAGAAAATCTTCCCGAATCAGACCTTCAGCATCCGGCTCGAGCTCATTCAAGGAAGCCATCATCTTACGAATAGTATCTTCATATTGCGAAAGGAATTGCTCCAAATAGCTCAAAAACGGCAGGTGCGCTTCCTTGTAAAACACCCGAATCGCCTCCCCGCCTTCCCCGCGAAGCGAGTCTTCCAAATCAATGATCGCCTTTATACTGACCTTAACTTGTTGAACCGAGTTCCTCAAGCTTTCCAGCGTATGTATCGTTTCTTCTCCACCCTTTTGGAGATCCGAAACATCAAGCACCTTCATGTAAAACAACCTCTTTCCGAATTCGTTACATCAAGTATATAGAATTTTTTACCAGAAAGGAATACGTCTATCTAAATCTTAACGTTTAGTATCACAAAATCGGAAACAAACACATAACCCGCTTCTCCCCATAGATCTATCCCTCAAAGAATGATACCTCAGAAGCACTGCTGGCCTCGTCACCTCTGAAACCACCACTTACAACCAGTTCAACCGTACCTCAATGAAATTTCTTAATATTTTGGAAGTATTAACAACATAATTATGTAATAATAGAAATTAGATAGTTGTTCGAATTGAATAGGGTGTCGGCTAATCCCCATGTCAAATAATGAGGGGGTGATGCCATGAGCGTCTATGAAGCATTGATGGTTGCTATAGCCTTTAGCACCCTAAATGTAACATTGATTGCCTTGATAGTGGCGATAATACGCATAAAAAAATAGACACCCTGTCTGGATAACGGGGAGTGTCTATTTTCACGAATAGCCTTGCCCTAATCAAGAGCAACTATCTAGGGGATCACAGTTGGAGCTGTGATCTCCTTTTCTTATGTTTATCCTGTTTATGACTTAATTATACCACGTTTTTCACAAAAGTTAAATGTAGTAGTCAAGCTATAGCTCGATTACCTTTTCGCCTATTTTACCGTCACATTCAATCTTCCAAACATTGATACCGCAGAACCGCAGCAAGCCCCGCCCCATGTCTAAAGTCACCACTGCCAATCAGCTCGTACAACTCATCCATCCCAACAAGCTGCATCTCAATCTCTTCACTCGGTTCAAGCGTCTGTTCTCCAGCCTTATAAACACCCTTTGCTGCAAAAAGGTGAATCGCTTCAGAAGTGGATCCCGCAGAAGGGTGAACAAATCCGAGGTTGATCCATTGATCCGCCTGATAGCCCGTTTCCTCCAGCAACTCACGCTTGGCCGTGGTAAGCGGTGAATCGTTATCGTCAATCGCACCCCCCGGCAGCTCTAACTCCCACTGCCTCACCGCATGACGGTATTGTTTGAGCATGATCACTTGATTATCCTCTGTCAGGGCCAACACACAAACACCGTGCGGAAAACTTACATAGGAAAATTCCATCTCATCCTCATTGGAGAGTTGGACTTGCTCTTTTTTTACAGTGAATTTGCTAACTTTAACATTCTCTGATTCCATAACCTTCCATGGCTGTTCTTTCGTCATAGTGAACTCCTTTTAATAGATGATGATCCCATTTTCCTGCCAGCTTTTTACTATGTCAACTTGTTTTATCTATCAAAAAATTGGTAAAGAACAAATAGAACATTATCCTTTTGCTGGCGTAAAGAAGATTATGTGAAAAATAAAGCCTAATCTTTTATTGTCCTTTACAAATGGGTAAAATAAGTTATAGCTATGTAATTACAATAGATTATCATACTTCTCAATCATTGAAATGTGTTGTATTATAAAGTTAAATAAACTTCTTGAAGAAAGGTAGGGCGAGATCAATGCGCACAGTTACTCTTGAACAAATTAATCAAAACATCAAGAAGAATTGTAAAAAAGCAAATGCTACAATAAGAACTTCAGTTCCAGCCAATGGGCGAAGAAAAAAATCTCG encodes the following:
- a CDS encoding putative holin-like toxin — translated: MSVYEALMVAIAFSTLNVSLIALVVAISRKRK
- a CDS encoding immunity protein YezG family protein, with amino-acid sequence MSFELELNKLYETIAQQINDMIPIEWSNFSFSGEVKDEEGGVFFFFTPKDDQGQSVFSHYIPKLYAVDKRGYNKDLHELFELTVKLQKVFIENDQEPWFSVTLLVDDTGNLNVHFDYTDWHKSEFGPAARIKYFEYKYVSEEKEKDLGLIERMREFEKSNM
- a CDS encoding T7SS effector LXG polymorphic toxin, yielding MKVLDVSDLQKGGEETIHTLESLRNSVQQVKVSIKAIIDLEDSLRGEGGEAIRVFYKEAHLPFLSYLEQFLSQYEDTIRKMMASLNELEPDAEGLIREDFLEQEVEAGLHKASTVTMEIVQEVNQVVNGVQDIVSLPSVDDSAFLQDIQQARNKKDETVERLHEFDQTESSQLAELKQSLSTMNQYIESISSQFETGDMSIGSYQAGQIQSNADWASINLAVSAKFVPPGEVDEFISEQKRLSPVSLGYEFTSGGVCTREDIMAASAEDVGWFKKTASFVLDFIPIVGNVKAAIETKTGENLITGVEYEGWERAILAASVVGGGAVKVFGKGVKGVSSVAKGAGKSNGVINSTSVKKVKEIDLGAHIIKGKNGKKQLLPNTKYITNGNYTYNTDDLGRIVNVEAPELVLKKADRNKYAQVNVGGKDRLPDDDGGHLVGAQFNGSPDIDNLVPQNSQINRRGGVWYEMETEWANAMKEIPPKKVSVGIEPIYSKKSMRPDSFMVEYEIEGEFPVVREIANKSGG
- a CDS encoding putative holin-like toxin; the encoded protein is MSVYEALMVAIAFSTLNVTLIALIVAIIRIKK
- a CDS encoding NUDIX hydrolase; this translates as MTKEQPWKVMESENVKVSKFTVKKEQVQLSNEDEMEFSYVSFPHGVCVLALTEDNQVIMLKQYRHAVRQWELELPGGAIDDNDSPLTTAKRELLEETGYQADQWINLGFVHPSAGSTSEAIHLFAAKGVYKAGEQTLEPSEEIEMQLVGMDELYELIGSGDFRHGAGLAAVLRYQCLED